Part of the Chloroflexota bacterium genome is shown below.
CACACGCGGACGGCCGTGTGTACCGCACGCGATATTCCGTTCGCCCTTGCCCGCCCATGACCGACGATGACGTTCCCCTTGATGCCGAAAAGCGGCCCGCCCCCGTTGTACTCAATGCGGTTCAGCAGGTAGTAGATGTCCTGGCCTACAGCGGCGGCGTCGGCCTCGGATAGATGCGAGGCGAGCCGGCCCGTCACGTAGCGGGCAAGGTCCTCGCCAAGCCCCTCGATGGTCTTTATCAGGATGTTGCCTACGAAACCGTCGCACACCACGACGTCCGCCTTGTCGCTGCCAAGGTCGTGGCCCTCGAGGTTGCCGACGAAATTCAGCCCGCTGGCCTGGAAGAGGGGGAAGGCTTCCCTGGACTGCCTGTTCCCCTTGCCCTCCTCCGTGCCCACGCTCAGGATCCCCACCCGTGGGTCCGTCACATCCAGGTACGTGCGGCTGAACGCGACGCCAAGCGCCGCGAAGTCCACCAGTTGCGACGGCCGACAGTCAATGCTGCTGCCCAGCTCCATGAAGACGGTCGTGGGCGCGTAGCCGAGGATCGGCCCCCCAAGCGCCGGACGTTCCAGGCCCTCCATCATGCCGAGCAACAGCGCACTCGCGGCCATCGCCGCGCCGGTGGAACCCATTGTGACGAAGGCGTCGGCAATGCCTTCCTTCACCATGCCAACTCCCACTACGGCGGAGGCCTTCGGCTTGGCGCGCAATGCCTGCAGCGGCGATTCGCTGTCCAGTATTACGCCCTCGGACGGGATGACCTT
Proteins encoded:
- the plsX gene encoding phosphate acyltransferase PlsX encodes the protein MTNSPGQPLRIALDAMGGDYGPPETVAGAVAAVTEGRGRVAVLLVGDADAVQPEVDRQGGGGLPIKVIPSEGVILDSESPLQALRAKPKASAVVGVGMVKEGIADAFVTMGSTGAAMAASALLLGMMEGLERPALGGPILGYAPTTVFMELGSSIDCRPSQLVDFAALGVAFSRTYLDVTDPRVGILSVGTEEGKGNRQSREAFPLFQASGLNFVGNLEGHDLGSDKADVVVCDGFVGNILIKTIEGLGEDLARYVTGRLASHLSEADAAAVGQDIYYLLNRIEYNGGGPLFGIKGNVIVGHGRARANGISRAVHTAVRVCETGLAGKMEEELNSLRTRTAE